The following proteins are encoded in a genomic region of Oreochromis aureus strain Israel breed Guangdong linkage group 8, ZZ_aureus, whole genome shotgun sequence:
- the LOC116326010 gene encoding protein tweety homolog 2 isoform X1 yields MCTGLRRQDGLSYPWVLQYVFGKNDGILKDGHGKCQGFLMMVFGVLTLVLSWTSLGADLATAVGTSDFCISPDKYIMSKTKDVISADIVHYYLYWNQTLSNPFQQPLAIFQRSLTTMQIQSQGLLQFAVPLFPTAERDLLGIQHLLNSSEASLHQLTALLDCRGLNKDYLDAMVGVCYDGVEGVLYLCLFSILAACAFTVMLCAIPRAWRQIACREQDYDDMDEEDPFNPRARRLGSQNPDHTNMHSFCSYSSSMGSQTSLHPPAPAVSNAPMSEYMNHTALFGGNPRYKNVPLIGRGSPPPSIYSQQYRNRYSPTMRATYLSMTEEQRRHFGNDFQA; encoded by the exons ATGTGTACAGGCCTTAGGAGACAGGATGGATTAAGTTACCCGTGGGTATTACAATACGTCTTTGGAAAAAATGATGGCATTTTGAAAGATGGACATGGCAAATGCCAAGGCTTTCT GATGATGGTGTTTGGAGTGCTGACGCTAGTCCTGAGCTGGACTTCACTGGGAGCTGACCTGGCAACCGCTGTG ggCACAAGTGATTTCTGCATTTCCCCTGACAAATACATCATGAGTAAAACAAAGGATGTCATCAGTGCTG aTATTGTTCATTACTATCTGTACTGGAACCAGACTCTCTCCAACCCCTTCCAGCAG CCTCTGGCCATCTTCCAGAGGTCTCTGACCACCATGCAGATCCAGAGCCAGGGTCTGTTGCAGTTTGCTGTACCACTGTTTCCTACGGCTGAG AGAGATCTCCTGGGTATACAACATTTGCTCAACTCCTCGGAGGCCAGTCTGCACCAGCTGACCGCCCTGCTGGACTGCAGGGGGCTCAACAAG GACTACCTGGATGCAATGGTGGGGGTGTGCTATGATGGAGTGGAGGGTGTACTGTACCTCTGCCTGTTCTCCATTCTGGCAGCCTGTGCCTTCACTGTCATGCTGTGTGCCATTCCCAGGGCATGGAGACAAATTGCCTGCAG GGAGCAAGATTACGATGACATGGATGAGGAGGACCCGTTCAACCCACGGGCAAGGAGATTAGGGTCACAGAACCCCGACCACACCAACATGCACAGCTTCTgcagctacagcagcagcatgGGCAGCCAGACCAGCCTGCACCCACCCGCCCCGGCTGTCTCCAATGCCCCAATGTCTGAGTACAT GAACCACACAGCTCTTTTCGGGGGAAATCCACGGTATAAGAATGTGCCTCTGATAGGACGAGGCTCTCCACCCCCATCG atatacTCTCAGCAGTATAGAAATCGA TACTCTCCCACTATGAGGGCCACCTACCTGTCCATGACCGAAGAACAGAGGAGACACTTTGGAAATGACTTCCAAGCATAG
- the LOC116326010 gene encoding protein tweety homolog 2 isoform X2: MCTGLRRQDGLSYPWVLQYVFGKNDGILKDGHGKCQGFLMMVFGVLTLVLSWTSLGADLATAVGTSDFCISPDKYIMSKTKDVISADIVHYYLYWNQTLSNPFQQPLAIFQRSLTTMQIQSQGLLQFAVPLFPTAERDLLGIQHLLNSSEASLHQLTALLDCRGLNKDYLDAMVGVCYDGVEGVLYLCLFSILAACAFTVMLCAIPRAWRQIACREQDYDDMDEEDPFNPRARRLGSQNPDHTNMHSFCSYSSSMGSQTSLHPPAPAVSNAPMSEYMNHTALFGGNPRYKNVPLIGRGSPPPSYSPTMRATYLSMTEEQRRHFGNDFQA, from the exons ATGTGTACAGGCCTTAGGAGACAGGATGGATTAAGTTACCCGTGGGTATTACAATACGTCTTTGGAAAAAATGATGGCATTTTGAAAGATGGACATGGCAAATGCCAAGGCTTTCT GATGATGGTGTTTGGAGTGCTGACGCTAGTCCTGAGCTGGACTTCACTGGGAGCTGACCTGGCAACCGCTGTG ggCACAAGTGATTTCTGCATTTCCCCTGACAAATACATCATGAGTAAAACAAAGGATGTCATCAGTGCTG aTATTGTTCATTACTATCTGTACTGGAACCAGACTCTCTCCAACCCCTTCCAGCAG CCTCTGGCCATCTTCCAGAGGTCTCTGACCACCATGCAGATCCAGAGCCAGGGTCTGTTGCAGTTTGCTGTACCACTGTTTCCTACGGCTGAG AGAGATCTCCTGGGTATACAACATTTGCTCAACTCCTCGGAGGCCAGTCTGCACCAGCTGACCGCCCTGCTGGACTGCAGGGGGCTCAACAAG GACTACCTGGATGCAATGGTGGGGGTGTGCTATGATGGAGTGGAGGGTGTACTGTACCTCTGCCTGTTCTCCATTCTGGCAGCCTGTGCCTTCACTGTCATGCTGTGTGCCATTCCCAGGGCATGGAGACAAATTGCCTGCAG GGAGCAAGATTACGATGACATGGATGAGGAGGACCCGTTCAACCCACGGGCAAGGAGATTAGGGTCACAGAACCCCGACCACACCAACATGCACAGCTTCTgcagctacagcagcagcatgGGCAGCCAGACCAGCCTGCACCCACCCGCCCCGGCTGTCTCCAATGCCCCAATGTCTGAGTACAT GAACCACACAGCTCTTTTCGGGGGAAATCCACGGTATAAGAATGTGCCTCTGATAGGACGAGGCTCTCCACCCCCATCG TACTCTCCCACTATGAGGGCCACCTACCTGTCCATGACCGAAGAACAGAGGAGACACTTTGGAAATGACTTCCAAGCATAG